One window from the genome of Anopheles merus strain MAF chromosome 3R, AmerM5.1, whole genome shotgun sequence encodes:
- the LOC121597151 gene encoding very long-chain specific acyl-CoA dehydrogenase, mitochondrial-like isoform X1, translated as MRFILRFTFSSDLINARLDKTSYARAPARPVHHRAVFYRKTVTEQYNSVLFRHNDINVALSRFPKMFRFNAIPQRFVRWNKVNNQAVRSVTVRAASSLSNPQRPNRSFLVNMFGGKLETAELFPYPEPLNAEQKEFAAALVDPVHKFFTVSMIPMRHFSLTALILWLVVPLFVLQEVNDAVRNDDTSNVDRRTIDALWDLGLLAVYVPPELGGLGLCNVQSVLMAEISGSYDLALSLLIGAHKSIGTKGILLYGSERQKQKYLPMLSSGRVFGAFALTEPGTGSDAASIKMKAVLSPCGTYYTLNGSKLWISGGGLADIFTTFAQVESVDAATGEKRYKMTAFIVERSFGGVSTGPPEDKMGLKCSVTNELFLDDVKVPVENVLGEVGSGFKIAVNILNSGRYGLGAMLSGTMKTCVEKAAAHVSDRVQFGRKLIEFENVQEKLAMMTTQQYVAQSLTYMVSGNMDKGSVDFHLEAAVSKVFCTEAAWNVCDEAIQLLGGNGFMKSSGLERFLRDIRVFRIFEGANDVLRMFIALTGMQKAGKDLRGLQDALKNPFSNMGVIFTEGTKRARRSSGVGGTDLRPFVASELQNAAKQCAESIDAFSATVESLLRTHGKGIAERQFQLARVADCAIFIYSMATVLSRASRAVKLNLPSAEQELLMAQIWCKEASDRVQQNIHRIQSKSFKENYQRMATVASYISNQRGPTYTNPLEID; from the exons ATGCGATTTATCCTGCGCTTTACCTTTTCCAGCGACTTGATAAATGCTCGATTGGATAAGACGAGTTACGCACGAGCACCGGCTCGGCCTGTGCATCATCGTGCAGTATTTTATCGCAAGACAGTCACAGAGCAGTACAACTCAGTGTTGTTCCGGCATAACGACATCAACGTTGCACTCTCGCGCTTTCCCaaaatgtttcgttttaatGCTATCCCGCAAAGGTTTGTTCGATGGAACAAGGTGAATAATCAAGCTGTTAGAAGTGTTACAGTGAGAGCTGCTTCATCGCTGTCGAACCCACAGCGCCCTAACCGATCGTTTCTGGTGAACATGTTTGGCGGGAAACTCGAAACAGCAGAGCTGTTCCCCTATCCGGAACCACTTAACGCGGAGCAGAAAGAGTTTGCGGCAGCTCTAGTCGATCCTGTGCACAAGTTTTTCACTGTAAGTATGATCCCGATGAGACACTTTTCTCTTACTGCTTTAATATTATGGCTTGTTGTTCCCCTTTTTGTGTTGCAGGAAGTGAACGATGCCGTCCGAAACGATGATACGAGCAACGTTGATCGTCGAACGATCGACGCGCTGTGGGATCTTGGACTTTTGGCCGTGTACGTACCGCCGGAGCTCGGCGGTTTGGGCCTGTGCAATGTGCAGTCCGTGCTGATGGCCGAAATAAGTGGTAGCTACGATCTGGCGCTCAGCTTACTCATCGGCGCCCACAAGAGCATCGGAACGAAGGGCATCCTGCTGTACGGCAGTGAGCGGCAGAAGCAAAAGTATCTGCCCATGCTAAGCAGCGGGCGTGTGTTTGGTGCATTCGCGCTCACCGAACCGGGGACCGGGTCGGATGCGGCATCGATAAAAATGAAAGCAGTGTTAAGCCCGTGCGGCACCTACTACACCCTGAACGGTTCGAAGCTGTGGATATCGGGTGGTGGGTTGGCCGACATCTTTACCACCTTCGCGCAGGTGGAGTCGGTCGATGCAGCGACCGGTGAGAAGCGTTACAAAATGACAGCGTTTATTGTGGAGCGAAGTTTCGGTGGCGTAAGCACCGGGCCACCCGAGGACAAGATGGGCTTGAAGTGTTCCGTCACGAATGAACTGTTTCTGGACGATGTTAAAGTGCCGGTGGAGAATGTTTTGGGTGAGGTTGGAAGTGGGTTTAAAATTGCGGTGAACATTCTGAACTCTGGCCGGTACGGACTGGGAGCGATGCTGTCCGGGACGATGAAGACGTGCGTTGAGAAGGCAGCGGCTCATGTGAGTGATCGGGTGCAGTTCGGGCGGAAGTTGATTGAGTTTGAAAATGTGCAGGAAAAGCTGGCGATGATGACGACTCAGCAGTATGTGGCGCAGAGCCTAACGTACATGGTGTCTGGGAATATGGATAAGGGCTCGGTGGACTTTCATCTGGAGGCGGCCGTGAGCAAAGTGTTCTGTACGGAGGCGGCTTGGAACGTGTGTGACGAAGCGATACAGCTACTCGGGGGGAATGGGTTCATGAAGTCCAGTGGATTGGAGCGGTTTTTGAGAGATATAAGGGTGTTTCGAATTTTCGAAGGGGCGAACGATGTATTGAGGATGTTTATTGCCTTGACGGGTATGCAAAAGGCGGGGAAAGATCTTCGTGGGCTGCAGGATGCGCTAAAGAATCCATTTTCGAACATGGGAGTGATCTTCACTGAAGGTACAAAGCGAGCTAGACGCAGTTCTGGAGTTGGTGGAACGGATTTGCGTCCTTTTGTTGCAAGCGAGCTTCAAAATGCGGCCAAGCAGTGTGCTGAG AGTATTGACGCCTTTAGTGCCACAGTTGAATCTCTCCTTCGAACACATGGCAAAGGAATAGCGGAACGACAGTTCCAGCTCGCCCGTGTTGCAGATTGTGCAATCTTTATCTACTCGATGGCCACCGTACTGTCCAGGGCTAGCCGTGCGGTAAAGTTGAATCTTCCCTCCGCGGAGCAGGAACTGCTGATGGCACAGATCTGGTGCAAGGAGGCAAGTGATCGTGTCCAGCAAAACATTCACCGTATCCAATCGAAGTCTTTCAAGGAGAACTATCAACGGATGGCAACGGTAGCCAGCTATATTTCCAACCAACGAGGACCGACCTACACGAACCCATTGGAAATAGACTAA
- the LOC121597155 gene encoding very long-chain specific acyl-CoA dehydrogenase, mitochondrial, whose amino-acid sequence MMRIGQLVVRNSQKVKGIEIRRCLSAAPQAKQAEAQQATPSEAEKRPNMSFLTNIFRGQVQPAQVFPYPEALDAEQKEYIASFVDPVTKFFEEVNDPVKNDVNASIDEKTCEALWDLGAFSLMVPPDYGGLGLNNTQYSRMCDIIGGQDLGLGIFIGAHQSIGFKGILLYGDQRQKEKYLPMVSTGKVYAAFALTEPSSGSDAGSIRCRAVKSADGKHYVLNGSKIWISNGGIADIMTVFAQTEVEDPKTGQKKDKVTAFIVERGFGGVSSGPPENKMGIKCSNTAEVYFEDVKIPAENVLGGEGNGFKVAMNILNNGRFGMAATLSGTMRACIQKAAEHATNRVQFGRKIETFGGVQEKLARMAMHHYVTQSMAYMISGNMDTGSLDYHLEAAISKVFASESAWYVCDEAIQILGGMGFMKDCGLERVMRDLRIFRIFEGTNDILRLFVALTGIQYAGSHLKELQRAFKNPATNMGLIFKEGSRRAIRSIGYGGTDLSAFVADPLKVPAKQCSECIDLFGQTVESLLIKYGKKIVDEQFLLNRLADAAIDTYAMAVVLSRATRSVRKDLPSAEHEVLMTKAWCHEASDRVRVNIRKINTDSFVKNYGVMSQISKNICANNGIAHNNPLDIE is encoded by the exons ATGATGCGCATTGGGCAGCTGGTTGTGCGTAACTCGCAGAAGGTTAAGGGCATCGAAATTCGAAG ATGCCTTTCAGCGGCCCCACAGGCCAAACAGGCCGAAGCACAGCAGGCCACCCCATCGGAGGCGGAAAAGCGCCCCAACATGTCCTTTCTGACCAACATCTTCCGCGGCCAGGTACAGCCGGCCCAGGTGTTCCCCTACCCGGAAGCGCTGGACGCCGAGCAGAAGGAATACATCGCGTCCTTTGTCGATCCGGTGACCAAGTTCTTCGAGGAGGTAAACGATCCGGTCAAGAACGACGTGAACGCCTCAATCGATGAGAAGACTTGTGAGGCGCTGTGGGATCTCGGTGCTTTCTCGCTGATGGTGCCGCCCGATTACGGCGGTCTCGGACTGAACAACACGCAGTACTCCCGCATGTGCGACATCATCGGTGGACAGGATCTGGGACTGGGAATCTTTATCGGCGCTCATCAGAGTATTGGCTTCAAG GGCATCTTGCTGTACGGTGATCAGCGCCAGAAGGAAAAGTATCTGCCGATGGTGTCCACCGGCAAGGTTTACGCCGCCTTTGCGCTAACCGAACCAAGCTCCGGCTCTGATGCCGGTTCGATCCGTTGCCGGGCGGTGAAATCAGCCGACGGCAAGCACTACGTCCTGAACGGATCGAAAATTTGGATCTCGAACGGTGGCATCGCCGACATTATGACGGTTTTTGCTCAGACCGAAGTGGAGGACCCGAAGACGGGCCAGAAGAAGGACAAGGTGACGGCGTTCATCGTGGAGCGTGGCTTCGGGGGTGTTAGCAGCGGCCCGCCCGAGAACAAAATGGGCATCAAGTGCTCGAACACGGCCGAGGTGTACTTCGAGGATGTGAAGATCCCGGCCGAGAACGTGCTCGGTGGAGAAGGAAACGGGTTTAAGGTGGCGATGAACATCCTGAACAATGGTCGATTCGGTATGGCGGCCACCCTGTCCGGTACGATGCGTGCCTGCATCCAGAAGGCGGCCGAGCACGCCACAAACCGCGTGCAGTTCGGGCGCAAGATTGAAACGTTCGGCGGCGTGCAGGAGAAGCTGGCCCGCATGGCGATGCACCATTACGTGACGCAGTCGATGGCGTACATGATCTCGGGCAACATGGACACGGGCTCGCTGGACTACCATCTGGAGGCGGCCATTTCGAAGGTGTTCGCGTCCGAGTCGGCCTGGTACGTGTGCGACGAGGCGATCCAGATCCTGGGCGGCATGGGCTTCATGAAGGACTGCGGGCTGGAGCGCGTGATGCGCGATTTGCGCATTTTCCGCATCTTCGAGGGTACGAACGATATCTTGCGGCTGTTTGTTGCGCTTACGGGCATCCAGTACGCCGGGTCGCATCTGAAGGAGCTGCAGCGGGCGTTCAAGAATCCGGCCACAAACATGGGACTGATCTTTAAGGAAGGTTCGCGCCGTGCGATTCGCAGCATCGGGTACGGCGGTACGGATCTGAGCGCGTTCGTGGCCGATCCGCTGAAGGTGCCGGCCAAGCAGTGCTCGGAGTGTATCGATCTGTTCGGGCAGACGGTGGAATCGTTGCTGATCAAGTACGGCAAGAAGATAGTGGACGAGCAGTTCCTGCTGAACCGGTTGGCCGATGCGGCGATCGATACGTACGCGATGGCGGTGGTGCTTTCCCGTGCCACGCGATCGGTGCGCAAGGATCTGCCCTCGGCGGAGCATGAAGTTTTGATGACCAAGGCGTGGTGCCATGAG GCCAGCGATCGCGTGCGGGTCAACATTCGCAAGATTAACACCGACTCGTTTGTGAAAAATTACGGCGTCATGTCGCAGATCTCGAAGAACATCTGTGCAAACAATGGTATCGCGCACAACAACCCGCTGGACATTGAGTAA
- the LOC121597151 gene encoding very long-chain specific acyl-CoA dehydrogenase, mitochondrial-like isoform X2, producing the protein MRFILRFTFSSDLINARLDKTSYARAPARPVHHRAVFYRKTVTEQYNSVLFRHNDINVALSRFPKMFRFNAIPQRFVRWNKVNNQAVRSVTVRAASSLSNPQRPNRSFLVNMFGGKLETAELFPYPEPLNAEQKEFAAALVDPVHKFFTEVNDAVRNDDTSNVDRRTIDALWDLGLLAVYVPPELGGLGLCNVQSVLMAEISGSYDLALSLLIGAHKSIGTKGILLYGSERQKQKYLPMLSSGRVFGAFALTEPGTGSDAASIKMKAVLSPCGTYYTLNGSKLWISGGGLADIFTTFAQVESVDAATGEKRYKMTAFIVERSFGGVSTGPPEDKMGLKCSVTNELFLDDVKVPVENVLGEVGSGFKIAVNILNSGRYGLGAMLSGTMKTCVEKAAAHVSDRVQFGRKLIEFENVQEKLAMMTTQQYVAQSLTYMVSGNMDKGSVDFHLEAAVSKVFCTEAAWNVCDEAIQLLGGNGFMKSSGLERFLRDIRVFRIFEGANDVLRMFIALTGMQKAGKDLRGLQDALKNPFSNMGVIFTEGTKRARRSSGVGGTDLRPFVASELQNAAKQCAESIDAFSATVESLLRTHGKGIAERQFQLARVADCAIFIYSMATVLSRASRAVKLNLPSAEQELLMAQIWCKEASDRVQQNIHRIQSKSFKENYQRMATVASYISNQRGPTYTNPLEID; encoded by the exons ATGCGATTTATCCTGCGCTTTACCTTTTCCAGCGACTTGATAAATGCTCGATTGGATAAGACGAGTTACGCACGAGCACCGGCTCGGCCTGTGCATCATCGTGCAGTATTTTATCGCAAGACAGTCACAGAGCAGTACAACTCAGTGTTGTTCCGGCATAACGACATCAACGTTGCACTCTCGCGCTTTCCCaaaatgtttcgttttaatGCTATCCCGCAAAGGTTTGTTCGATGGAACAAGGTGAATAATCAAGCTGTTAGAAGTGTTACAGTGAGAGCTGCTTCATCGCTGTCGAACCCACAGCGCCCTAACCGATCGTTTCTGGTGAACATGTTTGGCGGGAAACTCGAAACAGCAGAGCTGTTCCCCTATCCGGAACCACTTAACGCGGAGCAGAAAGAGTTTGCGGCAGCTCTAGTCGATCCTGTGCACAAGTTTTTCACT GAAGTGAACGATGCCGTCCGAAACGATGATACGAGCAACGTTGATCGTCGAACGATCGACGCGCTGTGGGATCTTGGACTTTTGGCCGTGTACGTACCGCCGGAGCTCGGCGGTTTGGGCCTGTGCAATGTGCAGTCCGTGCTGATGGCCGAAATAAGTGGTAGCTACGATCTGGCGCTCAGCTTACTCATCGGCGCCCACAAGAGCATCGGAACGAAGGGCATCCTGCTGTACGGCAGTGAGCGGCAGAAGCAAAAGTATCTGCCCATGCTAAGCAGCGGGCGTGTGTTTGGTGCATTCGCGCTCACCGAACCGGGGACCGGGTCGGATGCGGCATCGATAAAAATGAAAGCAGTGTTAAGCCCGTGCGGCACCTACTACACCCTGAACGGTTCGAAGCTGTGGATATCGGGTGGTGGGTTGGCCGACATCTTTACCACCTTCGCGCAGGTGGAGTCGGTCGATGCAGCGACCGGTGAGAAGCGTTACAAAATGACAGCGTTTATTGTGGAGCGAAGTTTCGGTGGCGTAAGCACCGGGCCACCCGAGGACAAGATGGGCTTGAAGTGTTCCGTCACGAATGAACTGTTTCTGGACGATGTTAAAGTGCCGGTGGAGAATGTTTTGGGTGAGGTTGGAAGTGGGTTTAAAATTGCGGTGAACATTCTGAACTCTGGCCGGTACGGACTGGGAGCGATGCTGTCCGGGACGATGAAGACGTGCGTTGAGAAGGCAGCGGCTCATGTGAGTGATCGGGTGCAGTTCGGGCGGAAGTTGATTGAGTTTGAAAATGTGCAGGAAAAGCTGGCGATGATGACGACTCAGCAGTATGTGGCGCAGAGCCTAACGTACATGGTGTCTGGGAATATGGATAAGGGCTCGGTGGACTTTCATCTGGAGGCGGCCGTGAGCAAAGTGTTCTGTACGGAGGCGGCTTGGAACGTGTGTGACGAAGCGATACAGCTACTCGGGGGGAATGGGTTCATGAAGTCCAGTGGATTGGAGCGGTTTTTGAGAGATATAAGGGTGTTTCGAATTTTCGAAGGGGCGAACGATGTATTGAGGATGTTTATTGCCTTGACGGGTATGCAAAAGGCGGGGAAAGATCTTCGTGGGCTGCAGGATGCGCTAAAGAATCCATTTTCGAACATGGGAGTGATCTTCACTGAAGGTACAAAGCGAGCTAGACGCAGTTCTGGAGTTGGTGGAACGGATTTGCGTCCTTTTGTTGCAAGCGAGCTTCAAAATGCGGCCAAGCAGTGTGCTGAG AGTATTGACGCCTTTAGTGCCACAGTTGAATCTCTCCTTCGAACACATGGCAAAGGAATAGCGGAACGACAGTTCCAGCTCGCCCGTGTTGCAGATTGTGCAATCTTTATCTACTCGATGGCCACCGTACTGTCCAGGGCTAGCCGTGCGGTAAAGTTGAATCTTCCCTCCGCGGAGCAGGAACTGCTGATGGCACAGATCTGGTGCAAGGAGGCAAGTGATCGTGTCCAGCAAAACATTCACCGTATCCAATCGAAGTCTTTCAAGGAGAACTATCAACGGATGGCAACGGTAGCCAGCTATATTTCCAACCAACGAGGACCGACCTACACGAACCCATTGGAAATAGACTAA